CCTTCGCCCGTCTGCCCATGCCGGCGTTGATCGTGCAGGGCCGCAACGATGTGCAGGTGGACGTGGCCGATGCCCAGCTGCTCAAGGCTGCCAAGCCCGATGCGCAGCTGGTGCTGATTGACGGCATGAACCACATGCTGCGCATCAGCCCCAAGGAAATGCGCCTGCAACGCGACAGCTACCTCAACCCCGAGCTGCCGCTGGCCCGCGAGCTGGGTGAGCGCATCGTCACCTTCATCCACCAGTTGCCATCCGCCTGAGGGGCAACGCACACGGGGGCTCACGTACCGGCCAAGGCTGCCGATACGCTCGGTAATGGCCCGCATGTGAGACCCCCTGATGACCGAAACCTCCGCCGCCGTCGAGCCGGCCGAAGAGCCGCAAGCCCCGGAAAGCGTCGCCCTGCCCTGGGACGACCTGGCTGTCGAACACTTCCAGCTGCTGCGCCTGGCGGCCCTGCCCACCGACCGCAACAGTGGCGCCCGCCCATTGCGTTTTGTCGAGTTCGGCTATGCCGAACGCCACGACAAGGCCCACAGCCTGCTGCGCATGGAAATCCGCCTGCCCGGGCAAAAAGTGCGCAAGGAACAAAACCTGCTGGACATTCGCGTTGACCATGCCGAACGGCGGGTGCGCATCGGCAGCGACAGCGGCCTGCAACTGGAGCCGCTCAACCGTGGCCTGGGCCGCTTCCTGATGGGCCAGGCGGTGCAATGGCTGCAGCGGCGGTGGTCGCATTACCACCTTGAAGGCATGGCGCTGCCCAACAAGGACGCGCTGAACGAGGACACCCGCCTGCGCCGTGACCGCTTCCTGAGCGCTACCGGCATCGAGGTGGAATATGCCGACCCGCAACACCTGAAGGGGCGCACGGTTGAAGCCACCGTGGGCCAGCTCAAGGGCGGCTGGAACACCGAGAAAGTGCAGCGGGTGGATATGCTGGAGGCGGCGGGCATGCTGCAGCAGGCCGAGCAGCATTTGCTGGAGAAAGAGGCGCAGTTGCGCGAGCGGGACGAGCGTGTGGCCAAGTACCGGCGCGAGGACAGCGGGCTGCGGTTTACCATCACCTGTTTGGTGGCGTTTGCGGTGTTTCAGGCGGGGTTGTTGATCTGGATTGCTACGCGGTAGGCAGGAGCAACTGTCTTGTATAAAACCTAAAAGCTGACGCGATCACTGTGGGAGCGGCCTTGTGTCGCGAAAGGGCCGCGCAGCGGCCCCGGCAATATCTGCTGCGAAGCTGCAATCGATGGGGGCGCTACGCACCCCTTTCGCGACACAAGGCCGCTCCCACAGGGCCGGCGCTACATCAGAGGGTCACACCCTGGCCTTGAACAATTCCTGATGCTGCCGGCACTGCTCGGCCGTCAGCATGAACACCCCGTGCCCGCCGCGCTCGAACTCCAGCCAGGCAAAGTCCACTTCCGGGTACAACGCCTCAACGTGCACCTGGCTGTTGCCCACTTCAACAATCAGCAAGCCCTTGTCGGTCAGGTGGTCGGCCGCTTCGGCCAGCATGCGCCGCACCAGGTCCAGGCCGTCGTTGCCGCAAGCCAGGCCCATTTCCGGCTCGTGGTGGTACTCGGCCGGCATGTCGCCGAAGTCTTCGGCATCCACATACGGCGGGTTGGACAGGATCAAATCGAACCGCTGCCCCGGCAAACCGGCAAAACCATCGCCCTGCACGGTGTACACGCGTTCTTCAAGGCCATGGCGCTCGATGTTCTGGTTGGCAACTTCAAGCGCCTCGAACGACAGGTCCGCCAGCACCACTTCAGCCTCCTGGAACACTTCGGCCGCGACGATGCCAATGCAACCCGAACCGGTGCACAGGTCCAGAATGCGCGCAGGCTCGGCACCCAGCCACGGCTCGAAGCGTTTCTCGATCAGCTCGCCAATCGGCGAGCGCGGCACCAGCACGCGTTCGTCCACGATGAACGACATGCCGCAGAACCACGCCTCGCCCAGCAGGTACGCAGTGGGCACGCGGTCTTCGATGCGGCGTTTTAGCAGGTGCTGCAGGCGCACGCGCTCGTCGTCTTCGAGCTGGCAGTCCAGGTAGCTGTCGGCCACCTCCCATGGCAGGTGCACCGCACCCAGCACCAGCAGGCGGGCTTCGTCCCAGGCATTGTCGGCACCGTGGCCAAAAAACAGCTCGTGCTCGTGGAAGCGGCTGACCGCCCAGCGGATATGGTCGCGCAAGGTGCGCAGACGGGATGTGATCACGGGGTACTCCTATTCAGACTGTACAAAAGTCTAACAGCCCAACCCGCATATTTGTTCGCCGTCGGCACCCTGCAGCCCGCCACAGGCCAATAACCACGCTGCTTGCGATGTCAACC
The genomic region above belongs to Pseudomonas sp. PSKL.D1 and contains:
- the prmB gene encoding 50S ribosomal protein L3 N(5)-glutamine methyltransferase — translated: MITSRLRTLRDHIRWAVSRFHEHELFFGHGADNAWDEARLLVLGAVHLPWEVADSYLDCQLEDDERVRLQHLLKRRIEDRVPTAYLLGEAWFCGMSFIVDERVLVPRSPIGELIEKRFEPWLGAEPARILDLCTGSGCIGIVAAEVFQEAEVVLADLSFEALEVANQNIERHGLEERVYTVQGDGFAGLPGQRFDLILSNPPYVDAEDFGDMPAEYHHEPEMGLACGNDGLDLVRRMLAEAADHLTDKGLLIVEVGNSQVHVEALYPEVDFAWLEFERGGHGVFMLTAEQCRQHQELFKARV